Proteins from one Nicotiana tabacum cultivar K326 chromosome 23, ASM71507v2, whole genome shotgun sequence genomic window:
- the LOC107778448 gene encoding protein SOSEKI 5-like yields MAVATSSNSRSSTELLIPKKWNHREINSPERNMIWIEPKPKAFKTVPVIYYLCRNGQLEHPHFIEVPFSSSDGLYLIDVLNRLNLLRGKGMAYLFSWSCKRSYKNGYVWHDLSENELIHPTNGHDYVLKGSELLETSMSSRFCEISRSDHSDENRDSSSSTTAIMRRRNQSWSSFENPRQEYSVVYKCESGLEIAGKFNSSAADAATKTEEKRREQENKSGELSREELSPPLSMDSSDGIDGGSGSKDVDLTAENEFSGGGRMRASRVVMQLITCGSSTSVDCSSLKGKNRTKY; encoded by the exons ATGGCAGTCGCAACGAGTTCCAATTCCCGATCAAGCACTGAGCTTTTGATCCCTAAGAAATGGAATCATAGGGAGATCAATTCTCCTGAGAGAAACATGATTTGGATTGAACCAAAACCTAAGGCTTTCAAAACTGTCCCTGTTATTTATTATCTGTGCAGAAATGGCCAACTTGAGCATCCTCATTTCATTGAAGTTCCGTTCTCTTCCTCTGATGGACTCTATCTCATAG ATGTGCTAAATCGGTTGAACTTACTGAGAGGAAAAGGCATGGCTTATTTGTTCTCCTGGTCTTGCAAGCG GAGCTATAAAAATGGATACGTGTGGCACGATTTATCGGAGAACGAATTGATTCATCCAACGAACGGTCACGATTACGTTCTCAAAGGATCGGAGCTTCTAGAAACTTCAATGAGTTCCCGATTTTGTGAAATTTCACGTTCTGATCACTCGGATGAAAATCGCGATTCTTCTTCTTCGACTACGGCGATCATGAGGAGGAGGAATCAGTCGTGGAGTTCATTCGAGAATCCTCGACAAGAGTACAGTGTAGTGTACAAGTGTGAGTCCGGGCTAGAAATCGCCGGAAAATTCAATTCATCGGCGGCGGACGCGGCGACAAAGACGGAGGAGAAGCGGAGGGAACAGGAGAATAAGAGTGGGGAGCTGAGCAGAGAAGAATTGTCTCCGCCACTGTCGATGGATAGTTCTGATGGAATCGACGGTGGAAGTGGATCGAAGGACGTTGATCTAACGGCTGAGAATGAGTTTAGCGGTGGTGGTAGAATGAGGGCGTCTCGTGTTGTGATGCAGCTTATAACTTGTGGATCGTCCACCTCAGTTGACTGCTCATCGCTAAAAGGCAAAAATAGGACCAAATATtga